A genomic window from Macaca thibetana thibetana isolate TM-01 chromosome 16, ASM2454274v1, whole genome shotgun sequence includes:
- the SUPT4H1 gene encoding transcription elongation factor SPT4 → MALETVPKDLRHLRACLLCSLVKTIDQFEYDGCDNCDAYLQMKGNREMVYDCTSSSFDGIIAMMSPEDSWVSKWQRVSNFKPGVYAVSVTGRLPQGIVRELKSRGVAYKSRDTAIKT, encoded by the exons ATGGCCCTGGAGACAGTGCCGAAGGACCTGCGGCATCTGCGGGCCTGTTTGCTGTGTTCGCTGGTCAAG ACTATAGACCAGTTTGAATATGATGGTTGTGACAATTGTGATGCATATCTACAAATGAAGGGTAACCGAGAGATGGTATATGACTGCACCAGCTCTTCCTTTGATGG AATCATTGCGATGATGAGTCCAGAGGACAGCTGGGTCTCCAAGTGGCAGCGAGTCA gtAACTTTAAGCCAGGTGTATATGCGGTGTCAGTCACTGGTCGCCTGCCCCAAG GAATCGTGCGGGAGCTGAAAAGTCGAGGAGTGGCCTACAAATCCAGAGACACAGCTATAAAGACGTAG